Proteins co-encoded in one Flavobacteriales bacterium TMED191 genomic window:
- a CDS encoding aldehyde dehydrogenase family protein translates to MKELDNLLYNQKKHFSSYLVNLGIKDRISKIKKIRAWISDNKELIIQTCQKDYYKPVAEIYATEINPILNHIDFTLKHIKRWVKRQSVWTPLHLLGSSSKIYYEPKGVCLVISPWNYPFNLTVNPLVSAIAAGNCVVIKPSEHTPNMSKLLDEMVSLIFDKNEICVVNGDSSIGSHLISLKFDHIFFTGSPEIGKIVMGEAAKNLCSVTLELGGKNHTVVDSNSNIKSTAEKIIWSKFVNSGQTCIAANHVFVHSDIYDAFILCLKNTIDRFFENNSDYASIINEQHLNRLKSLQNQCLENGGELYYQSPDCDKKNSFPITLIKLKDLENPILKSEIFGPILPILSYTNLGDVINFIKSDDKTLALYFFTKTKSLISYFIKSTSSGTVAINECMLQYSNPYLLFGGVNSSGMGKVGRNRGFLAFSNEKSVLFQMSNFSIAKFIYPPYTLLKQKIAKLIR, encoded by the coding sequence TTGAAAGAGTTAGATAATTTATTATATAATCAAAAAAAACATTTTTCAAGTTATTTGGTTAATCTAGGTATCAAAGATCGTATATCTAAAATTAAAAAAATACGGGCTTGGATATCAGATAATAAAGAATTAATTATTCAAACTTGTCAAAAGGATTATTATAAACCTGTTGCAGAGATTTATGCTACAGAAATTAACCCCATATTAAATCATATTGATTTTACTTTAAAACATATAAAACGCTGGGTTAAGAGACAGTCGGTTTGGACCCCCTTGCATTTATTGGGCTCAAGCTCAAAAATATATTATGAACCTAAGGGTGTTTGTTTAGTGATTTCCCCATGGAACTATCCATTTAATTTAACTGTAAATCCTTTGGTTTCAGCTATCGCAGCAGGAAACTGTGTAGTCATTAAGCCCTCTGAACATACACCGAATATGTCTAAGTTGTTAGATGAAATGGTTTCTTTAATTTTTGATAAAAATGAAATTTGTGTTGTAAATGGAGATTCATCAATAGGTAGTCATTTAATTTCATTAAAGTTTGATCATATTTTTTTTACAGGTTCACCTGAAATAGGTAAGATTGTTATGGGAGAGGCAGCAAAAAACTTATGTTCTGTAACTCTAGAGCTTGGTGGTAAGAATCATACTGTTGTTGATTCAAACTCAAATATTAAATCTACAGCCGAAAAAATAATTTGGTCTAAATTTGTTAATAGTGGTCAAACATGTATTGCTGCAAATCATGTATTTGTTCATTCTGATATTTATGATGCTTTTATTTTGTGTCTTAAAAACACTATTGATAGGTTTTTTGAAAATAATTCGGATTATGCTTCTATTATTAATGAACAACATCTTAACAGATTAAAATCATTACAAAATCAATGTTTAGAAAATGGGGGAGAGTTGTATTATCAATCTCCTGATTGCGACAAAAAAAATAGTTTCCCTATAACCTTAATTAAGCTTAAAGATTTAGAAAACCCAATTCTTAAAAGTGAGATTTTTGGCCCTATACTTCCTATTTTAAGTTATACGAATTTAGGTGATGTTATTAATTTCATTAAATCTGATGATAAGACACTTGCATTGTATTTTTTTACAAAAACAAAATCTTTAATATCGTATTTTATTAAATCTACTTCTTCAGGTACTGTTGCTATAAATGAATGCATGTTGCAGTACTCAAATCCATATTTATTATTTGGTGGTGTCAATTCAAGTGGGATGGGTAAGGTGGGGAGAAATAGAGGTTTTTTGGCTTTTTCGAACGAGAAGTCAGTTTTATTTCAAATGTCTAATTTTTCTATTGCCAAATTTATATATCCTCCTTATACATTGTTGAAACAAAAAATAGCAAAGCTTATAAGATGA